One Thermodesulfovibrionales bacterium DNA window includes the following coding sequences:
- the ispF gene encoding 2-C-methyl-D-erythritol 2,4-cyclodiphosphate synthase, with amino-acid sequence MRIGFGYDSHRLIKGRRCIIGGVEIPFEKGLLGHSDGDVLCHAVTDAIIGALGIGDIGRHFPDTDPRWRDASSVEMLTYIVHLASASGYRVAWIDSTVVAEKPRLAPYIESMKERLSGSGISSGVINVKAKTDEGMGFVGRGEGIAAYAVCLLQKLP; translated from the coding sequence GTGAGGATAGGTTTCGGCTATGACTCCCATAGGCTCATCAAGGGGAGGAGATGTATTATCGGGGGGGTCGAAATACCCTTCGAGAAAGGGCTTCTCGGTCATTCCGACGGTGATGTCCTTTGTCATGCCGTTACGGATGCGATCATAGGAGCCCTCGGGATCGGCGACATCGGAAGGCATTTCCCCGACACAGACCCCCGGTGGAGGGATGCCTCGAGCGTCGAGATGCTCACCTATATCGTGCATCTGGCGTCTGCTAGCGGGTACCGAGTTGCGTGGATCGACTCGACGGTTGTCGCCGAAAAGCCCCGGCTTGCACCCTACATCGAGTCGATGAAGGAGAGACTGTCCGGTTCGGGCATTTCATCAGGCGTGATCAACGTAAAGGCGAAGACAGATGAAGGCATGGGGTTTGTCGGGCGCGGGGAAGGCATTGCCGCGTACGCAGTCTGTCTCTTGCAGAAGCTGCCGTGA
- the ispD gene encoding 2-C-methyl-D-erythritol 4-phosphate cytidylyltransferase: MGKKVITLVPAAGLGKRLGPGTNKPFYTLLDRPLLVWTLDALQRIDEIEEIIPVIKESDMAMAGKLFERYHFPKVRRVAPGGKERQDSVYNGLKLLDGKADVVLIHDGVRPFVSAELVREALGGMSGVDGVIAAVPVKDTIKETVDGMVTKTLKREALWAVQTPQVFHYGFLMEAHERAMAEQFYATDDSALAERAGGRIRVVMGSYDNIKITTPEDISMAEVLLRRKTGIG, from the coding sequence ATGGGAAAAAAGGTTATAACACTTGTACCCGCAGCCGGCCTCGGGAAGAGGCTCGGTCCAGGGACGAATAAACCCTTCTACACGCTGCTTGACAGACCTCTCTTAGTCTGGACACTGGATGCCCTTCAGCGCATCGACGAGATAGAGGAGATCATCCCCGTAATCAAAGAATCTGATATGGCGATGGCCGGAAAACTGTTCGAGCGATACCATTTCCCCAAGGTCAGAAGGGTTGCCCCCGGCGGGAAGGAACGCCAGGATTCTGTATACAACGGGTTGAAGCTTCTGGACGGGAAGGCCGATGTTGTGCTCATTCATGATGGTGTCAGACCGTTCGTGAGCGCGGAACTTGTCAGAGAGGCTCTCGGCGGCATGAGCGGGGTTGACGGCGTTATCGCGGCGGTTCCCGTGAAAGACACGATCAAAGAGACCGTCGACGGTATGGTAACGAAGACATTGAAGAGAGAGGCGCTGTGGGCAGTTCAGACGCCGCAGGTTTTTCATTACGGGTTTCTCATGGAGGCGCATGAGAGGGCGATGGCAGAACAATTCTATGCTACCGATGATTCGGCACTGGCAGAAAGGGCCGGGGGACGCATCAGGGTCGTCATGGGATCCTACGACAATATCAAGATTACGACGCCTGAGGATATATCGATGGCCGAGGTTCTGCTCAGGCGGAAAACCGGGATCGGATAG